A window of the Henckelia pumila isolate YLH828 chromosome 3, ASM3356847v2, whole genome shotgun sequence genome harbors these coding sequences:
- the LOC140886842 gene encoding probable serine/threonine-protein kinase WNK5: MYKTMVLVDQDNMKLCYVEMDPSERYGRFKDVLGKGAMKTVYRAFDEFLGIEVAWNQVKLDHVFKSPDELQRLYSEVHLLKNLNHNSIMKFCASWIDVDRRTFNFITEMFTSGSLREYRKRYKRVNIHAIKDWARQILKGLEYLHSHDPPVIHRDLKCDNIFVNGHLGQVKIGDLGLAAILKGSNHAHSVIGTPEFMAPELYEEDYDELVDVYSFGLCVLEMLTSEYPYSECSNPAQIYKKVTSGKLPSAFYQIEDEEAQRFVGRCLEKAPNRPSASQLLMDPFLSTEEVEELPAIKIPAQKVSMSQDKKQTSGVGAKNNDMTIKGTMNSADDTIFLKVQISDKDGRARNNIYFPFDTTSDTPLDVAIEMVKELEITDWEPFEIADMIDKEISALVPSWKDSISPQLIHQQHSFNYNDDYDENSPLHPFYSSSSQSSSQASLPGLPPLQYETTSAVHVHDWLKEESKYQDDDSSSHYSYNYYSNINYCSENEDDVIPISHKKAQKSTRFCPQARNWNTYNEVRGQKMVRAESVMNMRSQVLEEMSRRRSSKTVGAIEHIGYHEFERRGGGWEFKWSH, from the exons ATGTATAAAACTATGGTACTTGTCGACCAAGATAACATGAAGCTGTGCTACGTTGAGATGGATCCATCCGAAAGATACGGTCGA TTTAAAGATGTTCTTGGTAAAGGAGCAATGAAGACCGTGTATCGGGCCTTCGATGAGTTTCTTGGGATAGAAGTAGCATGGAATCAAGTGAAACTTGATCATGTGTTTAAGTCACCTGATGAGTTACAGAGGCTTTACTCTGAAGTCcaccttctcaagaatctcaatCACAACTCTATAATGAAATTTTGTGCTTCCTGGATCGATGTGGATCGAAGAACTTTCAACTTCATTACTGAAATGTTCACATCCGGCTCCCTCAGAGA ATATAGGAAGAGATACAAGCGAGTGAATATTCATGCCATTAAGGATTGGGCTCGCCAAATCCTAAAGGGGCTTGAGTATTTGCACAGCCATGATCCTCCGGTGATTCATAGGGATCTCAAATGCGACAACATATTCGTCAATGGACATCTTGGCCAGGTTAAGATTGGTGATTTGGGGCTTGCGGCCATACTAAAAGGATCAAACCATGCCCACAGTGTCATAG GTACACCTGAGTTTATGGCTCCAGAATTATATGAGGAGGACTATGATGAGCTGGTTGACGTTTACTCTTTCGGCCTGTGCGTTCTTGAAATGCTTACTTCTGAATATCCATATAGCGAGTGCTCCAACCCTGCTCAAATTTACAAGAAAGTCACTTCG GGAAAGCTGCCAAGTGCATTTTATCAGATTGAAGATGAGGAAGCTCAGAGATTTGTAGGAAGATGCTTGGAGAAAGCTCCTAATAGGCCATCTGCGAGCCAACTTTTAATGGATCCCTTTCTTTCAACTGAAGAGGTGGAGGAATTGCCGGCCATCAAGATTCCTGCTCAGAAGGTTTCAATGAGCCAGGATAAGAAGCAGACATCTGGAGTTGGTGCGAAGAACAATGACATGACGATCAAGGGGACCATGAATTCAGCAGATGATACCATCTTTCTCAAAGTACAGATTTCAGACAAAGATG GCCGGGCTAGAAATAATATATACTTCCCTTTCGACACTACAAGCGACACTCCATTGGATGTTGCCATAGAAATGGTCAAGGAATTAGAGATTACTGATTGGGAGCCATTTGAGATTGCTGATATGATTGATAAAGAAATATCTGCACTTGTCCCATCCTGGAAAGATTCAATCTCACCTCAATTAATACATCAGCAGCATAGTTTCAATTATAACGATGATTATGACGAAAATAGTCCCCTCCATCCTTTTTACTCATCCTCCTCCCAATCTTCCTCCCAGGCTTCCCTGCCAGGTCTTCCTCCATTGCAATATGAGACAACAAGTGCAGTCCATGTCCATGACTGGCTTAAAG AGGAGTCAAAATATCAGGATGATGACAGTAGTTCACACTACTCTTACAACTACTACTCAAATATAAACTACTGCTCAGAAAATGAGGATGATGTTATACCAATCTCTCACAAAAAGGCCCAAAAAAGCACAAGATTTTGCCCTCAAGCCAGAAACTGGAACACATATAATGAGGTCCGCGGGCAGAAAATGGTGAGGGCGGAATCAGTGATGAATATGCGAAGCCAAGTGTTGGAGGAGATGAGCAGGCGGCGCTCATCTAAGACTGTGGGAGCGATCGAGCATATCGGCTACCATGAGTTTGAACGTCGTGGTGGAGGATGGGAATTCAAATGGTCCCATTAA